The Priestia koreensis genomic interval TCAACGTTGCAGACGGTATTAACCGCTCCAATTGCCTGCGCTAGCGGATCAATTTCATCCAGATGCTCCATGATGTCTACTTTATAAGGGATCGTTACGTTAAACCCTTTGATTCCTAAAGCTTTTAATCCTTGAATAGCCGTACCAAATTGAGCCGGATCAATATCAAACGCTTGGTAATGTGCGTCAATACCAAGGCGCTGAAAAGCATCGTTATGCATAGCAGGGGACAATGAATGGCCAACCGGATGACCAATTAAACCAAATAATTGCGTCATACTGCTTTCTCCCCCTTTTTATTTGGCGTATCGATTAAATTAAAGACTCGCGTACAAACACGCCGACTCCCTGTGGAACGTGCGCAACTACTTTCGCACCAGGCTCGTTTACTGTTACCCAACCGAGGCCTGAGAAGACAATGTCTGTTTTTCCTTCTTTAATATTGAACTCATGAGCGACAAGAGGTGGGAACTCATCCAACTGCTCTTGACGAGGTGGCTGTAATAGCTCTCCTAAATGATTCGCATATAAGTCATCTGCTTTTTCAAACTTTGTGCGATGAATATTAATCTCATTGGATACATAACATGTAAGCGCACGCTTGCCGCCACTCACGTAATCCAAACGAGCTAGTCCTCCAAAAAAGAGCGTTTGCGCTTCATTTAATTGATAAATTTTTGGCTTAATCTCTTTTTTAGGAGAAATAATTTTCAAGTCACGCTTGTCTACATAGTGAGCCATTTGATGATGATTGATAATTCCTGGCGTATCATAGAGCGTCGCCGTTTCGTCCAAGGAGATCCCAATTAAATCTAACGTTGTTCCAGGGTATTGTGAAGTTGTAATAATATCCTGCTCACCGCTGAACTCTTTAATCAGACGATTAATAAACGTTGATTTTCCTACATTTGTACACCCAACAACGTATACGTCCTGTCCATTTCGATATTCTTCAATCGCAGCAGCAAGCTCCTGAATACCTTGTCCTTTATCCGCACTGATCAAAAAGACATCTGCTGCACGAAGTCCAAGATCCTTCGCTGATTTTTTCATCCAGTTTACAAGCTTATTCTTTTTAGCCGATTTCGGCAATAAATCAACTTTGTTTCCTACTAATAAAACATCATTGTTTCCGACAAAACGGTGTAGTCCTGGTAACCAGCTTCCGTTAAAGTCGAAGATGTCGACGATTTTCACAACAAGTCCGCGTGACTGCCCAATGCCGTTTAAAATCTTTAGAAAGTCATCGTCCGTTAAAGATACGTCTTGAATTTCATTATAGTGTTTTAAACGAAAACAACGTTGGCAAATGACAAACTCTTTTTCTAACGCTGATGCAGGAGTATAGCCAATTTCAGACGGATTTTCTGTCTGTAATTCTACTCCACATCCCATACAATGCAATACTTCTTCAGTCAATGTTTTAGTCCTCCCAATTAATCATGCCTTTTCTTTTCATAAAGGCCAATATTCTTCGTTCCATACGACGGTTAAATTTCGTAATAAATCCATCCGTCTGAGCAACAGGTACCACTAAAATGGTATACACGCCGAGACGGTTTCCACCGAGTACATCTGTCAGAAGCTGATCTCCTACGACGACGACCTCTTCTTTTTTCAAGTTCATCGCCTTTAGTGCACGTCTGAAAGAACGACGCAGTGGTTTTCGTGCTTTAAAAACAAACGGAAGCTCTAATGGGTCAGAAAAGAATTTAACACGCTTTTCAGCATTGTTTGAAACGATGGTCACTTGAATGCCATGCGCCTTCATTTCTTTAAACCATTCAATAAGCTCTGGCGTAGCATCTGGTCGATCCCACTCCACTAATGTATTATCAAGATCGGTGATGATCCCTTTAATTCCTCGTTGTTTTAACTCTTGTGGTGTAATATGAAATACGTTTTTCACATGCTCATTAGGTAAAAATAATTTTAACACTTTTAAACACCTCTATGATATGTCGAACTTTGGATAAATGAAGCACAACTTTTAATTATAACGCTTGATCTATATTTTCCAACCATAAATAATGAATTATCCTGATCTATCCTTGGGTTCCGTCATTTAATAAATAATACATTCCTATACGAAATAAATAAAGCCCCACAAAAATTTTTCGACAAATCTTGAACTTATCCAACCTGTGGATAAATCTATCAACAATATACC includes:
- a CDS encoding YqeG family HAD IIIA-type phosphatase — translated: MLKLFLPNEHVKNVFHITPQELKQRGIKGIITDLDNTLVEWDRPDATPELIEWFKEMKAHGIQVTIVSNNAEKRVKFFSDPLELPFVFKARKPLRRSFRRALKAMNLKKEEVVVVGDQLLTDVLGGNRLGVYTILVVPVAQTDGFITKFNRRMERRILAFMKRKGMINWED
- the yqeH gene encoding ribosome biogenesis GTPase YqeH, producing the protein MTEEVLHCMGCGVELQTENPSEIGYTPASALEKEFVICQRCFRLKHYNEIQDVSLTDDDFLKILNGIGQSRGLVVKIVDIFDFNGSWLPGLHRFVGNNDVLLVGNKVDLLPKSAKKNKLVNWMKKSAKDLGLRAADVFLISADKGQGIQELAAAIEEYRNGQDVYVVGCTNVGKSTFINRLIKEFSGEQDIITTSQYPGTTLDLIGISLDETATLYDTPGIINHHQMAHYVDKRDLKIISPKKEIKPKIYQLNEAQTLFFGGLARLDYVSGGKRALTCYVSNEINIHRTKFEKADDLYANHLGELLQPPRQEQLDEFPPLVAHEFNIKEGKTDIVFSGLGWVTVNEPGAKVVAHVPQGVGVFVRESLI